One window from the genome of Bacilli bacterium encodes:
- the rpsT gene encoding 30S ribosomal protein S20, translating into MANIKSQIKRVGTNEKARLRNVNYKTQIKTASKKVVSAVNAGDKVLAQNELNAANRLIDKSVSKGITHYRTAARQKSHLAGLVNSIN; encoded by the coding sequence ATGGCAAATATTAAATCCCAAATTAAACGGGTTGGAACCAATGAAAAAGCGCGCTTAAGAAATGTTAACTATAAAACACAAATTAAGACCGCAAGCAAAAAAGTTGTTTCCGCGGTTAATGCTGGCGACAAAGTTTTAGCACAAAATGAACTCAATGCTGCCAATCGCTTGATTGATAAGTCAGTCAGCAAGGGCATTACCCATTACCGGACAGCTGCTCGGCAAAAGAGTCACTTGGCTGGTCTCGTCAATTCAATAAACTAA
- the greA gene encoding transcription elongation factor GreA yields MENQKFTLTQEGLEKLQNELSRLINTDRPQVIEDLGAARAQGDLSENADYDAARSRQAEVEGRIQQIENILANSTVVESSTNNDIVSLGCTVTILDQSENAQYIYKLVGTIEAKPLEGSISTTCPLGEAILGKGVGDVCVVKTEPPYNVEILKIKIGD; encoded by the coding sequence ATGGAAAATCAAAAGTTTACACTCACCCAAGAGGGTTTAGAGAAATTACAAAACGAATTAAGTCGCTTAATTAATACGGATCGTCCACAGGTCATCGAGGATCTTGGCGCGGCTAGAGCCCAAGGCGACTTGAGTGAAAATGCCGATTATGATGCCGCCCGTTCCCGGCAGGCTGAAGTTGAAGGTCGAATTCAACAAATTGAGAATATTTTAGCTAATTCCACCGTTGTAGAATCATCGACCAACAATGACATCGTGTCCCTGGGCTGCACGGTCACCATTTTGGATCAAAGTGAAAATGCTCAATATATTTATAAGTTGGTGGGAACGATTGAAGCCAAACCTTTAGAGGGATCAATCTCGACAACCTGTCCCTTAGGCGAAGCGATTTTAGGCAAGGGTGTCGGCGATGTTTGTGTCGTTAAAACCGAGCCGCCATATAATGTTGAAATTTTAAAAATTAAAATCGGCGACTAG
- the holA gene encoding DNA polymerase III subunit delta: MIYIIFGKEPLLIRNTVKKTMISLIKEPNSFNYSQLDAGDTSLEQLLDELETNSLTGEQKVIVYSNADFLKDAKKIDADVLDRFKSFFADEASINNLIFTVLGESINKKNPLIAILPKNVKVLELQTITSATWPELVRRTFEKNGAIIDDDAREELLQRVSNNVSSFVNEANKLSTYTSHVRLEDVEALVPRPLEEKSYLLTGYLLQKKLKPALELVEDLMMQNLQPVVLISTLANQLRLFSLVAYQKENNIPESQIASDLKLHPYRLKMIIKDLGRRTSKDVLNILDHLFMLDYKIKSGKIDAKEGFDFFLIESC; the protein is encoded by the coding sequence ATGATTTATATAATCTTTGGTAAAGAGCCACTTCTGATTCGTAATACAGTTAAAAAAACGATGATTTCGCTTATTAAAGAGCCGAATAGTTTTAATTATTCGCAACTTGATGCCGGCGACACATCGCTGGAGCAACTTTTGGATGAACTCGAAACCAACTCGTTAACCGGTGAGCAAAAAGTCATTGTTTATAGCAATGCTGATTTTTTAAAGGACGCAAAGAAAATAGATGCTGATGTTTTAGACCGATTTAAAAGTTTCTTTGCCGATGAGGCTTCGATAAATAATTTGATTTTTACGGTATTAGGTGAATCGATAAATAAAAAAAATCCCCTGATTGCCATTTTACCCAAAAATGTAAAAGTGTTGGAACTGCAGACGATAACCTCAGCCACTTGGCCGGAACTTGTTCGCCGCACCTTTGAAAAAAATGGGGCGATAATTGATGATGATGCCCGTGAAGAACTTTTGCAACGGGTAAGTAACAACGTATCCAGTTTTGTTAATGAGGCAAATAAACTTTCCACCTATACATCCCACGTTCGTTTGGAAGATGTGGAGGCCCTTGTTCCGCGGCCATTAGAGGAGAAGAGTTATCTTTTAACCGGATATCTTTTGCAAAAAAAATTAAAGCCGGCGCTTGAACTGGTTGAAGATTTGATGATGCAAAACTTACAACCAGTTGTTTTAATTTCGACTTTAGCCAACCAGTTGCGCTTGTTTTCTTTAGTCGCTTATCAAAAAGAAAACAATATTCCGGAAAGTCAAATCGCCAGTGATCTAAAACTCCATCCTTATCGTTTAAAAATGATTATAAAAGATCTTGGCCGCCGGACGAGCAAAGACGTACTTAATATTCTCGATCACTTGTTTATGCTGGATTATAAAATTAAGAGTGGAAAAATCGATGCGAAAGAAGGTTTTGATTTTTTTCTGATCGAATCATGTTAA
- a CDS encoding chromate transporter, translating into MEKLTRIKTLFFTFLKIGLFTFGGGYAMIPLIQSEITERHKWMTTEDIFNIIVIAESTPGPISVNSATYVGYKVAGFWGSLFATLGLITPSFIIIYAISLFLDKFLAITIVNNAFLGIQAAVAILIIDAGISLGKKMQRNFFSIILLLVAFSAQILINVFEWNFSSIYFIIIGLTLGLLFYGLINNTKRGVI; encoded by the coding sequence ATGGAAAAATTAACGCGGATAAAAACCCTTTTTTTTACTTTCTTAAAAATCGGATTATTTACTTTTGGCGGAGGATACGCCATGATCCCTCTTATTCAAAGTGAGATTACCGAACGTCATAAATGGATGACCACTGAAGATATATTTAATATTATCGTTATCGCCGAATCTACTCCCGGGCCGATTTCCGTTAACAGTGCTACCTATGTCGGCTATAAAGTCGCCGGCTTTTGGGGATCGTTATTTGCCACATTAGGATTAATAACGCCTTCCTTTATTATCATCTATGCTATTTCACTATTTTTAGATAAATTTTTGGCAATCACCATTGTCAACAACGCTTTCCTTGGCATTCAGGCCGCGGTGGCGATTTTAATTATTGACGCCGGTATATCTTTAGGCAAAAAAATGCAGCGAAACTTTTTTTCAATTATTCTTTTGCTGGTGGCTTTTAGCGCCCAGATTTTGATTAATGTTTTTGAATGGAACTTCTCTTCCATTTATTTTATTATCATCGGCCTGACTTTGGGCTTACTTTTTTACGGATTGATAAATAACACGAAACGAGGTGTTATTTAA
- the ruvX gene encoding Holliday junction resolvase RuvX — MSKKIIGLDLGTKTLGIAITSSDQKFVLGMETVRFNSNDYVTAAKRIEQILQEENVESIIVGYPLNMDDRKGPRVEAVEKFKLLLGAFFPLTQIKFVDERLSTIEAYERLSALGYNKAKQKELVDMWAAKVILETYLAQREEKNDGTKS, encoded by the coding sequence ATGAGCAAGAAAATAATCGGACTTGATCTTGGAACCAAAACACTTGGCATCGCGATTACTTCTAGCGACCAAAAGTTTGTGCTTGGAATGGAAACCGTTCGGTTTAATTCCAATGATTATGTAACGGCAGCTAAACGAATTGAGCAAATACTTCAAGAAGAGAATGTGGAATCAATAATTGTTGGCTATCCCCTAAATATGGATGATCGCAAAGGCCCCCGCGTGGAGGCTGTTGAAAAGTTTAAGCTACTATTGGGCGCATTTTTCCCATTAACGCAAATTAAGTTCGTGGATGAGCGTCTTTCCACAATTGAAGCCTATGAAAGGCTCAGTGCTTTAGGCTATAATAAAGCGAAGCAAAAAGAATTGGTTGATATGTGGGCAGCCAAAGTTATATTAGAGACCTATTTGGCTCAAAGAGAGGAAAAGAACGATGGAACCAAAAGTTGA
- the alaS gene encoding alanine--tRNA ligase codes for MKKLTGNEIRLMWLDFFKKHGHAIEPGASLIPHNDPTLLWINSGVAALKKYFDGSVIPANHRITNVQKSIRTNDIENVGKTARHHTFFEMLGNFSIGDYFRESVIPWAYEILTSEEYFALPKDKVYFTYLPTDKDTYNLWRKVGVKEDHLIPLEGNFWQIGEGPCGPNTEVFFDRGEKYDPLHRGIELLKNDEENDRYIEIWGIVFSQYNAVEGVNRADYKELPKKNIDTGAGLERIACVLQETPTNFETDLFLPIIQETMKISKQPYEGANLMAYRVIADHIRACTFALADGATFSNEGRGYVLRRLLRRAMRYGRKININQPFLYLLVHVVVNNFKDFYPYLVKEEERVSKLIKAEEEKFIKTLNSGELMLRNMLVPGTALSGDDAFKLYDTYGFPIDLTVEIALEQQCPVDIKRFNELLEEQKNRAREARSGGQSMAIQSADLMSCQVSSEFLYDSLEPLKAKVVAAFVNGKKVDAIDEEGDLILDKTNFYAESGGQVSDTGRLSNNEVDAEVSEVKKAPNHQHLHHVVLNSGSIHVGDELLISLDLIRRRDIMRNHSATHLLDTALSEFVGEDTHQAGSFVGPDYLRFDFNANEALSSFQLEKIEARVNELIGESLTQETKVLPIDEAKKLQAKSLFDEKYGDVVRVVCFGDMSKEFCGGTHVANTSEIGLFLIVSEKSIASGIRRIEAVTGAKAYDLVIERKNLLSEISRELKVNSFGDILLAIDSLKKEKDALKQESIVLKDRLAAALSNDLKSSFITKNQVNVLFSYVKGYDREGLLKVIDGLKSQYEQAIIVLLGDKDGKYPLVAYCSAPVIKMGIEAGKIIRELTSILGGSGGGRADLASGAAKDASKQDKVLPYLESLIK; via the coding sequence ATGAAAAAATTAACAGGTAATGAAATTCGATTAATGTGGCTCGATTTTTTTAAGAAACACGGACATGCAATTGAGCCCGGCGCATCTTTGATTCCCCATAATGATCCCACTCTTCTATGGATTAATTCAGGTGTGGCGGCGTTGAAAAAATATTTTGACGGATCGGTAATACCGGCTAACCACCGAATTACCAACGTCCAAAAGTCAATCCGGACCAACGATATTGAAAATGTTGGGAAGACAGCTCGCCATCATACTTTTTTTGAAATGCTCGGCAATTTTTCCATCGGTGACTATTTTCGTGAATCGGTCATTCCTTGGGCCTATGAAATTTTAACGAGCGAGGAATACTTTGCCCTCCCCAAGGATAAAGTTTATTTTACCTATTTACCGACGGATAAAGACACATATAATCTCTGGCGAAAAGTAGGCGTAAAAGAGGATCACCTTATTCCTTTAGAAGGCAATTTTTGGCAAATTGGGGAAGGGCCCTGCGGACCCAACACCGAAGTGTTCTTCGATCGCGGTGAAAAATATGATCCCCTCCATCGCGGAATTGAACTTTTAAAAAACGACGAGGAGAATGATCGTTACATCGAAATTTGGGGGATTGTCTTTAGTCAATACAATGCCGTTGAAGGCGTGAACCGAGCCGACTATAAAGAACTTCCCAAGAAAAATATCGATACCGGCGCGGGTCTAGAACGAATTGCCTGTGTTTTACAGGAGACGCCGACCAATTTTGAAACCGATCTATTTCTTCCTATCATCCAGGAAACGATGAAAATCAGTAAGCAGCCATATGAGGGCGCTAACTTGATGGCTTACCGCGTTATCGCCGACCATATTAGAGCCTGTACTTTCGCTTTAGCGGATGGAGCGACTTTTTCTAATGAAGGCCGGGGATATGTTTTACGCCGACTATTAAGAAGAGCTATGCGCTATGGACGGAAAATAAATATCAATCAACCTTTTCTTTACCTTTTAGTTCATGTTGTCGTCAATAACTTCAAGGACTTTTATCCCTATTTGGTTAAAGAAGAGGAGCGGGTCAGCAAATTAATTAAAGCCGAAGAAGAAAAATTTATTAAAACTCTCAACAGCGGAGAGCTAATGCTGAGGAATATGCTTGTGCCGGGAACTGCCCTTTCCGGTGACGATGCGTTTAAACTATATGATACCTATGGCTTTCCTATTGATTTGACGGTGGAAATTGCCTTGGAACAACAATGCCCAGTAGATATCAAACGTTTTAATGAATTATTGGAAGAACAAAAAAATCGCGCTCGGGAAGCAAGAAGTGGCGGACAGAGCATGGCGATTCAATCTGCCGATTTAATGAGCTGCCAAGTGAGCAGTGAATTTCTTTACGACTCACTTGAGCCCCTGAAGGCCAAGGTGGTGGCGGCTTTTGTCAATGGGAAAAAAGTTGATGCGATCGACGAAGAGGGCGACCTTATTCTTGATAAAACCAATTTTTACGCGGAGAGTGGCGGACAGGTTTCTGATACCGGGCGCCTGAGCAATAACGAGGTGGATGCGGAAGTAAGCGAAGTTAAAAAAGCTCCCAATCATCAGCATTTACATCACGTTGTGCTGAATTCAGGAAGCATTCACGTCGGCGATGAATTGCTTATTTCTTTAGACCTCATCCGGCGCCGGGACATTATGCGCAATCACTCGGCTACGCATCTTTTAGATACCGCGTTGAGTGAATTTGTCGGTGAGGATACTCATCAGGCGGGAAGTTTTGTCGGACCGGACTATCTGCGGTTTGATTTTAATGCCAATGAGGCCTTGTCTTCATTTCAACTGGAAAAGATAGAGGCCCGGGTAAATGAGTTGATCGGCGAATCCCTCACGCAAGAAACAAAGGTGCTTCCGATTGACGAAGCCAAGAAACTTCAGGCCAAATCGCTTTTTGACGAAAAATATGGCGATGTCGTCCGCGTGGTTTGCTTTGGCGATATGAGTAAAGAATTCTGCGGAGGCACGCATGTTGCCAACACATCTGAAATCGGCCTTTTTCTGATTGTTAGTGAAAAATCAATCGCGAGCGGAATCAGACGAATTGAAGCGGTAACTGGTGCCAAAGCATATGACTTAGTTATTGAGAGAAAGAACTTATTATCGGAGATTTCTCGCGAATTGAAAGTTAATTCGTTCGGGGATATTCTTCTTGCCATCGACTCATTGAAAAAAGAAAAGGATGCGCTTAAGCAGGAATCAATAGTTCTTAAAGATCGCTTAGCTGCAGCCCTAAGCAACGATTTAAAATCCAGCTTTATTACCAAAAACCAAGTGAATGTCCTTTTTAGTTATGTCAAAGGTTATGATCGGGAAGGTCTTCTCAAGGTAATTGACGGTCTTAAATCCCAATATGAGCAAGCAATTATTGTTTTACTGGGCGATAAAGACGGAAAATATCCTTTGGTTGCTTACTGTTCAGCTCCGGTCATAAAAATGGGGATTGAGGCTGGAAAGATCATACGCGAATTAACATCAATTTTAGGGGGATCAGGTGGAGGTCGCGCGGATTTAGCGAGTGGCGCCGCTAAAGATGCTTCCAAACAGGACAAAGTTTTGCCCTACCTTGAAAGTTTAATTAAATGA
- a CDS encoding DUF1292 domain-containing protein yields MEPKVENSEKELTLTDEDGNEYRFEILFTYDNEERGASYVLFFDPASPEEIMIARYEDDGTLDMELNDDEFNEANEILNTYNEDPQLK; encoded by the coding sequence ATGGAACCAAAAGTTGAAAATTCTGAAAAAGAGTTGACGCTTACTGATGAGGATGGCAATGAATATCGCTTTGAAATTCTCTTTACTTACGATAATGAGGAAAGAGGAGCAAGTTACGTTTTATTCTTTGACCCAGCAAGTCCGGAAGAGATCATGATTGCTCGTTATGAGGATGATGGAACCTTAGACATGGAACTCAACGACGATGAGTTCAATGAAGCTAATGAGATTTTAAACACGTATAACGAAGATCCACAATTGAAGTAA
- a CDS encoding chromate transporter: MGIILKMLDIFWTFFKIGLFTFGGGYAMIPLMQSEVISKGWMGYEEVVRFIAISESTPGPFAINMATFIGSSQLGILGSLTATFAVVLPSFLIILVIASIFKSFEKNRYVQAAIKGVQPTIVALIVSTGVILVIKNIFPLFPHISSDFDRISLVLMFDAGLIYWGHKIVFKKKLSPIILIVIAAALGIIAYA, from the coding sequence ATGGGTATAATTTTAAAAATGCTAGATATTTTCTGGACTTTTTTTAAGATTGGTCTATTCACTTTCGGCGGTGGCTATGCCATGATTCCACTAATGCAAAGCGAGGTCATCAGCAAGGGATGGATGGGCTACGAGGAAGTCGTGCGCTTTATTGCGATTAGCGAGTCAACTCCGGGACCATTTGCCATTAATATGGCCACTTTTATCGGTTCCAGTCAGCTGGGAATTCTTGGAAGTTTAACCGCTACATTTGCCGTTGTTTTACCATCGTTTTTAATTATTCTCGTTATCGCTTCAATTTTTAAGAGCTTTGAAAAAAACCGCTACGTTCAGGCGGCTATTAAGGGAGTTCAACCCACCATTGTTGCGCTTATAGTTTCAACCGGCGTCATCCTGGTAATCAAGAATATATTCCCCTTATTTCCGCATATTTCCTCCGATTTTGACCGCATATCTTTGGTTTTAATGTTTGATGCCGGACTTATATACTGGGGGCATAAAATTGTCTTTAAAAAGAAATTATCGCCGATTATATTAATCGTTATCGCGGCCGCGCTAGGAATAATCGCTTATGCGTAA
- the fmt gene encoding methionyl-tRNA formyltransferase: protein MQSNKTRILYLGTPEISAHVLRGLILAGYNIVGVVAQPDKPIGRGKKIELVPTKVVAEEFGIPVFQPLKIRLDYEFVKNLHPDLILCFAYGQIIPQQLLDIPPLGAINLHGSLLPKYRGAAPMQYALINGEKETGITLMEMIDKMDAGAMFGKIVVPISPEDNYSSLSQKMALAALKLALDKLPLYIAGKLVKEEQDDRLVTYAGLIKKEQEHLDLSLPKAKIIGWIRALSAEPGAYLYRDDNQMIKIFEAEDYSEAIEALPGTIVSADKNGVILQLADGQINLLKLQKPGKKIVGFRDFVNGEPQFKGTVLK, encoded by the coding sequence ATGCAAAGCAATAAAACCCGAATTTTATATCTAGGAACCCCCGAAATTAGCGCTCATGTTTTACGGGGATTGATTTTGGCCGGTTATAATATTGTTGGGGTGGTCGCTCAACCGGATAAACCGATTGGTCGGGGAAAGAAAATTGAACTTGTGCCGACAAAAGTTGTGGCAGAAGAGTTTGGCATACCGGTTTTTCAACCATTAAAAATTCGTCTTGATTACGAATTTGTTAAGAATTTGCATCCGGATCTTATTCTTTGCTTTGCCTATGGTCAAATCATTCCCCAGCAACTGCTTGATATTCCCCCGTTAGGGGCGATAAATCTTCACGGTTCATTACTGCCGAAGTATCGGGGGGCGGCTCCGATGCAATATGCTTTAATCAATGGTGAAAAAGAAACGGGAATAACGCTCATGGAGATGATTGATAAGATGGATGCCGGCGCCATGTTCGGCAAAATAGTCGTCCCGATAAGTCCAGAAGATAACTATTCGTCGCTTTCGCAAAAAATGGCTTTAGCCGCGCTTAAATTGGCCCTTGATAAGCTACCTTTGTATATCGCCGGCAAATTAGTCAAAGAGGAACAAGACGATCGACTGGTTACCTATGCGGGACTGATAAAGAAAGAGCAAGAGCACCTGGATCTTTCTTTGCCTAAAGCAAAGATTATCGGCTGGATTCGCGCTTTAAGTGCGGAACCTGGAGCTTACCTATATCGTGATGATAATCAGATGATAAAAATATTTGAGGCGGAAGACTATAGCGAAGCCATAGAAGCTTTACCGGGAACAATTGTTTCCGCTGATAAAAATGGCGTTATTCTTCAACTGGCGGATGGTCAGATTAATCTTTTGAAACTGCAAAAACCGGGAAAGAAAATTGTCGGTTTTCGGGATTTCGTAAATGGTGAACCTCAATTCAAAGGAACAGTTTTAAAATAG
- a CDS encoding ABC transporter permease, with translation MEYSEKYRPMSSWGYFGYQILFSIPLVGFIALIIFALDSSYIARRNFARSYFCFIILVLIVVFIMFQMGFLADLLQRITQ, from the coding sequence ATGGAATACAGTGAAAAATATAGGCCGATGAGTTCTTGGGGATACTTTGGTTATCAGATATTGTTTTCTATTCCGCTGGTTGGGTTTATTGCGCTTATTATCTTTGCTCTTGATTCTTCTTATATCGCTCGTAGAAACTTCGCCCGGAGTTATTTTTGCTTTATCATTCTCGTGTTAATTGTGGTATTTATTATGTTTCAGATGGGGTTTTTAGCCGATCTCTTACAAAGAATAACCCAATAA
- a CDS encoding HIT family protein, producing MCLICKRIDLIKQNKNPFFVYELETGYVVIGDHQRFKGYTLFLCKEHVAELHHLKRDFKVKYLEEVSIVAKACQNAFKATKMNIELLGNGDPHVHFHIFPRRKGDINIPGPVWWLPKEELFDESKNQRKQSYPIWSTY from the coding sequence ATGTGCCTGATATGTAAAAGAATAGATTTGATAAAGCAGAACAAAAATCCGTTTTTTGTTTATGAATTAGAGACGGGTTATGTTGTTATTGGAGATCACCAAAGGTTCAAAGGATATACATTATTCTTATGTAAAGAACATGTTGCTGAACTGCATCATTTAAAAAGAGATTTCAAAGTGAAATATTTAGAGGAGGTCTCTATCGTTGCTAAAGCCTGTCAAAATGCTTTCAAAGCTACGAAAATGAATATTGAATTGTTAGGCAACGGAGATCCACATGTACATTTTCATATTTTCCCACGTAGAAAAGGGGATATCAATATCCCGGGCCCAGTATGGTGGTTGCCTAAAGAGGAATTGTTTGATGAAAGCAAAAACCAACGAAAACAGAGTTATCCAATATGGTCGACTTATTAA
- a CDS encoding helix-hairpin-helix domain-containing protein encodes MGKILIVVLLITIVSLFVMTKIDPNVANNISATSQLSDANYYTITVAGAITKPGAYVLQKGSTMDDLILAAGGPTTNTDERTYFLDTKLIGGMTYFIGSLYDENDVCNDSPIIKVNINSDKADALQTINGIGSTISQAIIKHREDKGIFTYLEDVMNVSGVGTSTYTKIRNYIVLQ; translated from the coding sequence ATGGGCAAAATTCTTATTGTAGTGCTGTTAATAACGATTGTGTCGCTTTTTGTAATGACGAAAATAGATCCGAATGTCGCAAATAATATCAGCGCGACTTCTCAGTTAAGCGATGCCAATTATTATACAATCACGGTTGCCGGGGCTATCACTAAGCCGGGAGCCTATGTTCTACAAAAGGGATCAACGATGGACGACTTGATTTTGGCGGCGGGGGGACCGACCACAAATACGGATGAGAGGACTTATTTTTTAGACACAAAGCTGATCGGGGGAATGACTTATTTTATCGGCTCACTTTATGATGAAAATGACGTTTGTAACGATTCACCGATAATTAAAGTGAACATTAATTCCGATAAAGCGGATGCCTTGCAAACGATAAATGGAATCGGCTCTACTATATCGCAAGCGATAATAAAACATCGCGAAGACAAAGGTATATTTACTTACTTAGAAGATGTGATGAACGTGTCAGGAGTAGGAACCTCAACCTATACCAAAATTCGTAATTACATCGTTCTTCAGTAA
- a CDS encoding MBL fold metallo-hydrolase, whose product MDFLCLLLLIFTTVNAVSDPRWCWLLIIVIFISLKKINYAVLKRVYTFYLIVILGYAFIYTLNNLDHLIFPCGIVLDSRDSYVIIVTPFQRLYSSNDNNLRIGQIVYLPEAVSELDFYHLESQFDFEVYLNQKGVIKSYIGKKEVLIDPLFALRFPKEKWLEIFNYDSTKVIFSSLIFKEKDYSSSLIAQANKWNILSLITDSGVHITFAFYGYQRIFQFIFKNKKIGYILSLTIIAVLFVLNPTQFAFWRLLLKIILTHTLYAKAKINRLRKICLEGVIWLSLDPFLALQAKFYLPFSLRLTNGLCFHNKALDMQEKVKRGIKYFLVMLPFLLKTQGSINLLAPFLQLLLLGYTNVLYLMGAMTVLLPPFGLVFEMLCQILASLFTFIAPIDKFNVFGTINFWHRVLYYASFLLLEITHDLKLNIGKKLAIVIYSISVISPFLSINNSFKNGVYFINVGQGDAILLRIKNQALLIDTGGSTRMDIAQEVLIPFFRRQGVKKINAVIITHNDFDHNGALNSLQSNFLIENIYSGRNQFPITFSDIILHNLNIFEGEDDNEQSLVIYMEFMSKKWLFMGDAPMAIEDYIIQENPLLQCDVIKIGHHGSNTSTGRSFIEQIQPNQAVISVGKNSYGHPHQSVLDILTEYEIEVRRTDKEGTIYFV is encoded by the coding sequence ATGGATTTTCTTTGCCTATTGCTTTTAATATTTACGACCGTCAATGCGGTCAGTGATCCGCGTTGGTGCTGGCTGCTGATTATTGTTATTTTTATTTCTTTAAAGAAAATTAATTACGCAGTTTTAAAAAGGGTATACACATTTTACCTAATAGTCATCTTGGGCTATGCGTTCATTTATACTCTTAACAATCTAGACCACCTAATATTTCCCTGTGGAATAGTTTTAGATAGCAGGGATAGTTATGTGATTATCGTCACTCCTTTTCAGCGTTTATATTCCTCTAATGATAATAATTTAAGAATCGGACAAATCGTGTATTTACCCGAAGCGGTTAGCGAACTAGATTTCTACCACCTGGAAAGTCAATTTGATTTTGAAGTATATTTAAATCAAAAAGGAGTAATAAAAAGCTATATAGGGAAAAAGGAAGTTTTGATAGATCCCTTGTTTGCGTTACGGTTTCCTAAAGAAAAATGGTTGGAAATTTTTAATTATGATTCAACCAAAGTAATTTTTTCATCTTTAATATTTAAGGAAAAAGATTATTCGTCTTCCCTTATCGCTCAGGCCAATAAATGGAATATTCTGTCACTTATTACCGATAGCGGAGTTCATATTACGTTTGCCTTTTACGGCTATCAACGTATATTTCAATTTATCTTTAAAAACAAAAAAATTGGCTATATTCTATCCTTAACAATAATTGCGGTTCTTTTTGTCTTAAACCCTACTCAATTTGCATTTTGGCGACTTCTTTTAAAAATAATACTGACTCATACTCTTTATGCAAAAGCAAAGATAAACCGATTAAGAAAAATATGTTTAGAAGGAGTGATATGGCTAAGTCTCGACCCATTTTTGGCTTTGCAAGCCAAGTTTTATCTGCCATTTAGTTTACGCTTAACAAACGGATTATGTTTTCATAATAAGGCTTTAGACATGCAAGAAAAAGTAAAACGAGGGATCAAATATTTTCTTGTTATGCTTCCGTTTTTACTTAAAACGCAGGGAAGTATAAACCTTTTAGCCCCTTTTCTTCAATTACTTTTACTGGGCTACACAAACGTTCTGTATTTAATGGGAGCAATGACAGTTTTGCTACCACCGTTTGGCTTAGTTTTTGAAATGCTATGTCAGATATTGGCTTCTTTGTTCACTTTTATAGCCCCGATTGATAAGTTTAATGTTTTTGGGACGATTAATTTTTGGCATCGAGTGCTCTATTATGCTTCATTTTTGCTTTTAGAAATTACCCATGACTTAAAATTAAATATCGGCAAAAAACTGGCTATTGTCATCTATAGTATCAGCGTTATTTCGCCGTTTTTATCAATCAATAACAGCTTTAAAAACGGAGTCTACTTTATAAATGTTGGTCAGGGAGATGCCATTTTATTACGAATAAAAAATCAGGCGCTGCTGATTGATACGGGGGGTTCAACGAGGATGGATATTGCCCAAGAAGTACTGATTCCATTTTTCCGTCGCCAGGGAGTTAAAAAAATCAATGCGGTGATTATTACGCATAATGATTTTGATCATAATGGGGCTTTGAATTCGCTACAAAGCAATTTCTTAATTGAAAATATTTATTCCGGCAGAAATCAATTTCCGATTACTTTTAGTGATATCATATTGCATAATTTAAACATCTTTGAAGGCGAAGACGATAACGAGCAATCACTAGTAATCTATATGGAGTTTATGAGCAAAAAATGGCTTTTTATGGGGGATGCTCCGATGGCGATTGAAGATTATATTATCCAAGAAAATCCTTTGCTTCAATGCGATGTAATAAAAATTGGCCATCATGGGAGTAACACCTCAACGGGGAGATCATTTATCGAGCAAATTCAACCCAATCAGGCGGTTATATCCGTAGGAAAAAATTCCTACGGACATCCGCATCAAAGCGTCTTAGATATACTTACGGAGTACGAAATTGAAGTTCGGCGAACCGACAAAGAAGGAACAATTTATTTCGTATAG